A genome region from Camelina sativa cultivar DH55 chromosome 10, Cs, whole genome shotgun sequence includes the following:
- the LOC104718266 gene encoding pentatricopeptide repeat-containing protein At4g20740-like: protein MKSPKPPNLSDKSLKPNYFYGHRKPSQNRPTVYGGLFSNRQSLSRDSPQPQSNAVAHRTPFDLRKWDPEAHLPSERPSSSSSPPPSHSTVISAASERLSPIARFVLDAFRKNRNHWGPSVVSELNKLRRVTPTIVAEVLKLGNDAAVAAKFFHWAGKQKGYRHDFAAYNAFAYCLNRNGHFRAADQLPELMDSQGRPPSEKQFEILIRMHADNKRGLRVYYVYEKMKKFGFKPRVFLYNRIMDALVKNGYFDLALAVYEDFKEDGLVEESTTFMILVKGLCKAGRIEEMFEILQRMRDNLCKPDVFAYTAMIKTLVSEGNMDASLRVWDEMKRDGIKPDVMAYGTLVTGLCRDGRVERGYELFVEMKEKQILIDREIYRVLIEGFVADGKVRSACDLWEDLVGSGYIADLGIYNAVIKGLCSVKQVDKAYKLFQIAIDEELEPDFETLSPILVAYVVMDRLSNFSNLLERIGESRYPLADYLSQFFKLLCADEEKRTMALDVFEVVKTKGHGSVSVYNILMGGLYKMGNIKKCLSLFSEMKDFGFEPDSSSYSIAICCFVEKGDVQEACSYHEKIIEMSCVPSIAAYLSLTKGLCQIGEIDAVMLLVRECLGNVESGPMEFKYALRVCHVCKGNNSEKVMEVLDEMNQEGVSINEVIYCSIISGMCKHGTIKAAREVFAELKKRKVMTEADMVVYDELLVEQTKKKTADLVLSGIAFFGLESKLREKGCKLLDN from the coding sequence ATGAAATCACCAAAACCTCCGAATCTCTCTGATAAATCTCTTAAACCCAATTACTTCTACGGCCACCGTAAGCCCTCACAGAACCGCCCTACCGTCTACGGTGGTCTCTTCTCCAACCGCCAATCTCTCTCCAGAGACTCACCCCAACCACAATCTAACGCCGTCGCTCACCGAACACCTTTCGATCTCCGCAAATGGGATCCCGAAGCCCATCTCCCATCGGAaagaccttcttcttcttcttcccctccgCCGTCACATTCTACGGTGATCTCCGCCGCCTCCGAGCGTCTATCTCCGATCGCGAGATTCGTCCTCGACGCATTCCGCAAGAATCGTAACCACTGGGGACCCTCCGTAGTCTCGGAGCTAAACAAACTCCGCCGCGTAACGCCCACCATCGTCGCCGAGGTTTTGAAATTAGGTAACGATGCTGCCGTCGCGGCGAAGTTCTTTCATTGGGCTGGTAAGCAGAAAGGGTATAGACACGATTTCGCTGCTTACAATGCTTTTGCGTATTGCCTTAATCGAAACGGACATTTTCGTGCTGCGGATCAGTTGCCTGAGCTTATGGATTCTCAGGGAAGGCCTCCGTCGGAGAAACagtttgagattttgattagAATGCACGCTGATAATAAAAGGGGTTTAAGGGTTTATTACGTTTacgagaagatgaagaagtttggGTTTAAGCCTAGGGTGTTTTTGTATAATAGGATAATGGATGCTTTGGTGAAAAATGGTTACTTTGATTTAGCATTGGCTGTTTATGAGGATTTTAAAGAAGATGGGTTGGTGGAGGAGAGTACAACTTTTATGATCTTGGTTAAAGGGTTGTGTAAAGCAGGTAGAATCGAGGAGATGTTTGAGATTTTGCAGAGAATGAGGGATAATTTGTGTAAGCCTGATGTTTTTGCTTACACAGCGATGATCAAGACTTTGGTATCTGAAGGGAACATGGATGCGAGTTTACGAGTTTGGGATGAAATGAAACGCGATGGGATCAAACCGGATGTTATGGCGTATGGAACACTTGTTACGGGTTTGTGTAGAGACGGTAGGGTTGAGAGAGGATATGAATTGTTTGTGGAGATGAAGGAAAAGCAGATTTTGATTGATAGGGAGATCTACAGGGTTTTGATTGAAGGTTTTGTTGCAGATGGGAAGGTCAGATCTGCTTGCGATCTATGGGAGGATCTGGTGGGTTCTGGTTACATAGCTGATCTTGGGATTTACAATGCAGTTATTAAAGGGTTGTGTAGTGTGAAGCAGGTTGATAAAGCATATAAGCTCTTCCAGATTGCAATTGATGAAGAGCTAGAACCAGATTTTGAGACTCTAAGTCCCATTTTGGTTGCATATGTGGTGATGGATAGACTGAGTAATTTTTCCAATTTGCTAGAGCGGATTGGAGAATCAAGATACCCTCTCGCGGATTACctttcacaattttttaaattgttgtGTGCTGACGAAGAAAAGAGAACGATGGCTTTAGATGTCTTTGAGGTCGTAAAGACTAAAGGTCATGGCAGTGTCTCTGTGTACAACATTCTTATGGGAGGTCTTTACAAGATGGGAAATATTAAAAAGTGCTTGTCACTTTTCTCTGAAATGAAGGATTTTGGGTTTGAACCAGATTCATCATCTTACAGTATTGCAATTTGCTGTTTTGTTGAGAAAGGGGATGTCCAAGAAGCTTGTTCATATCATGAAAAAATCATCGAGATGTCTTGTGTTCCTTCCATTGCTGCTTATCTGTCTCTTACTAAAGGACTATGCCAAATTGGAGAAATCGATGCAGTGATGTTATTAGTTCGTGAATGTCTGGGAAACGTTGAAAGTGGTCCAATGGAGTTCAAGTATGCTCTTAGGGTTTGTCATGTATGCAAAGGAAATAACTCCGAGAAGGTTATGGAGGTACTAGATGAGATGAACCAGGAAGGTGTCTCCATCAATGAAGTTATATACTGTTCGATTATCTCTGGTATGTGTAAACATGGAACAATAAAAGCAGCAAGAGAAGTCTTCGCAGAGCTGAAAAAGCGCAAAGTCATGACAGAGGCTGATATGGTAGTCTATGATGAATTGTTAGTTGAgcagacaaagaagaagacagcTGATTTGGTGCTTTCAGGGATCGCGTTTTTTGGTCTTGAGTCAAAACTAAGAGAAAAGGGTTGCAAACTACTCGATAACTAA